In Paenibacillus kyungheensis, the following are encoded in one genomic region:
- a CDS encoding ABC transporter permease, with protein sequence MNNILKAITKDSFVLPIVAIIMGLILGAIVMLIGGYNPIDAYSALLTRVYGDPYDFGEAIREMTPLIMTGMAFAFAARAGLFNIGGEGQFLIGMTAATVVAVNLHGLPAYIHAPLAIIAGAVFGGLWAAIAGFLKAVRGVNEVISCIMLNWIGLYLANFVINHFMLLQGQNRSEDIQPSASIAIMWLSEMMGNARVHWGTAIALAAAVFFYVFMWKTKQGYELRAVGFNQDASKYAGMNVNRNIVKAMFISGMFAGLAGSFEVLGVFQYQSVMASSPGTGFDGIAVALIGLNNPFGIILGSILFGTLTYGSAGMSFSADVPPEIVRIVIGAIIFFIAAQGIVRWVLKPFYAKRKKEKVL encoded by the coding sequence ATGAATAATATTCTCAAAGCGATTACCAAAGATTCGTTTGTGTTGCCAATTGTCGCAATTATTATGGGTCTGATTCTAGGTGCAATTGTTATGCTGATCGGCGGATACAATCCGATAGATGCTTACTCTGCATTGCTCACACGTGTATATGGTGATCCGTATGATTTCGGTGAAGCTATTCGTGAAATGACTCCGTTGATTATGACAGGTATGGCGTTTGCTTTTGCAGCACGTGCTGGACTATTTAATATCGGTGGCGAAGGACAATTTCTAATTGGAATGACAGCTGCTACAGTGGTTGCTGTGAACCTTCATGGTCTACCAGCTTATATCCATGCACCGCTTGCGATTATTGCAGGAGCTGTCTTTGGAGGATTGTGGGCGGCTATCGCTGGTTTCCTCAAAGCAGTTCGTGGTGTTAATGAAGTTATCTCCTGTATTATGTTGAACTGGATCGGTCTGTATCTAGCTAACTTTGTAATTAATCACTTTATGTTGTTACAAGGTCAAAACCGTTCTGAAGATATTCAACCAAGTGCATCTATTGCTATCATGTGGTTATCTGAAATGATGGGTAATGCTCGTGTGCACTGGGGGACAGCTATTGCTCTGGCTGCGGCTGTGTTCTTCTATGTATTTATGTGGAAAACAAAACAAGGGTACGAGCTTCGTGCTGTAGGCTTTAACCAGGATGCTTCCAAATATGCAGGGATGAACGTGAATCGCAATATTGTCAAAGCGATGTTTATCAGTGGTATGTTTGCAGGTCTAGCTGGATCTTTTGAAGTACTTGGTGTATTCCAATATCAATCAGTTATGGCAAGTTCACCAGGAACTGGATTTGATGGAATTGCCGTAGCTTTGATTGGTCTAAATAATCCATTCGGTATTATTTTAGGTTCGATTCTATTCGGTACATTAACGTATGGTTCAGCAGGAATGAGCTTTAGTGCTGATGTTCCACCGGAGATTGTACGGATTGTTATCGGAGCGATTATATTCTTTATTGCAGCGCAAGGCATTGTACGTTGGGTCTTAAAACCTTTTTATGCTAAACGTAAGAAAGAGAAGGTGTTGTAA
- the ilvB gene encoding biosynthetic-type acetolactate synthase large subunit — protein MSTNIPNVQSTDELREKWMKPEVITGSEMLLRSLLLEGVDCVFGYPGGAVLYIYDAMHGFEDFKHLLTRHEQGAIHAADGYARASGKVGVCIATSGPGATNLVTGIATAYMDSTPLVVITGNVATTLIGTDAFQEADITGITMPITKHSYLVRDVEDLPRVIHEAFHIANTGRKGPVLIDIPKDVSAAKALFKPHTEPVAMRGYNPTVTPNRLQLDKLHQAIAEAERPLILAGGGVVYSGGHEELFKFVTSTGIPITTTLLGLGGFPSGNDLWIGMPGMHGTYTANNAIQQSDLLINIGARFDDRVTGKLDGFAPHAKIVHIDIDPAEIGKNVAVDIPIVGDVKTVLEMLNVNVPYATKADEWRAKVAGWKQEKPFRYDDSDEVLKPQWVVEMLNDTTNGEAIVTTDVGQHQMWSAQYYRFNQPRSWVTSGGLGTMGFGFPSAIGAQMANPERLVISINGDGGMQMCSQELAICAINNIPVKIVILNNQVLGMVRQWQELIYDNRYSHIDLAGSPDFVKLAEAYGVKGLRATNKEEAQAAWKEAMDTPGPVVVEFVVNKHENVYPMVTQGSTIDQMLMGDEE, from the coding sequence ATGAGTACGAATATACCTAATGTACAATCAACAGATGAATTGCGTGAGAAATGGATGAAACCGGAAGTGATTACAGGTTCGGAAATGTTACTTCGTAGCTTACTACTGGAAGGTGTAGATTGTGTCTTTGGCTATCCGGGTGGAGCAGTATTATATATTTATGATGCGATGCATGGATTTGAAGATTTCAAACATTTGCTAACACGTCATGAACAAGGTGCTATTCATGCAGCAGACGGTTATGCTCGTGCTAGTGGTAAAGTTGGCGTGTGTATCGCTACTTCTGGACCAGGAGCAACCAATCTGGTAACAGGAATTGCAACAGCTTATATGGATTCAACACCTCTGGTTGTAATCACTGGTAACGTAGCAACAACATTGATCGGAACAGATGCTTTCCAAGAAGCAGACATTACCGGTATCACAATGCCAATCACCAAGCACAGTTATCTAGTACGTGATGTAGAGGACTTGCCAAGAGTGATTCATGAAGCATTCCATATTGCCAATACAGGTCGTAAAGGTCCGGTATTGATCGATATTCCTAAAGATGTATCAGCAGCAAAAGCATTATTCAAACCACATACAGAACCTGTAGCGATGCGTGGTTACAATCCAACAGTCACACCTAACAGATTACAATTAGATAAATTGCACCAGGCAATCGCTGAAGCAGAGCGTCCATTGATTCTTGCAGGTGGTGGAGTTGTATACTCTGGAGGTCATGAAGAACTATTCAAGTTCGTTACTTCTACAGGTATTCCGATTACAACAACTTTGCTAGGGCTTGGTGGTTTCCCGAGTGGTAACGATCTATGGATTGGTATGCCGGGGATGCATGGAACATATACAGCTAATAATGCGATTCAACAATCAGATCTACTTATCAATATCGGAGCACGATTCGATGATCGGGTAACAGGTAAGCTAGATGGATTCGCACCACATGCCAAAATTGTTCATATTGATATTGATCCTGCTGAAATCGGTAAAAATGTAGCAGTTGATATTCCTATCGTAGGCGATGTGAAAACAGTGTTGGAAATGTTAAATGTTAATGTACCTTATGCGACAAAAGCAGATGAATGGCGTGCTAAAGTAGCAGGTTGGAAACAGGAAAAGCCTTTCCGCTATGATGATTCAGATGAAGTATTGAAGCCACAATGGGTGGTAGAAATGCTTAATGATACAACCAACGGAGAAGCGATCGTAACAACAGATGTAGGTCAACATCAAATGTGGTCTGCACAATACTATCGCTTTAACCAACCTCGTTCATGGGTGACTTCAGGTGGACTCGGAACCATGGGCTTTGGTTTCCCTTCAGCTATTGGAGCACAGATGGCGAATCCAGAACGTTTGGTTATTTCGATCAATGGCGATGGTGGGATGCAGATGTGTTCGCAAGAATTAGCGATCTGCGCGATCAATAATATTCCAGTCAAAATTGTTATTTTGAATAATCAGGTATTGGGTATGGTTCGTCAGTGGCAAGAATTGATCTATGATAATCGGTACAGTCATATTGATCTTGCAGGAAGCCCTGATTTTGTAAAATTAGCAGAAGCATATGGTGTTAAAGGTCTACGTGCTACTAATAAAGAAGAAGCACAAGCTGCTTGGAAAGAAGCGATGGATACACCAGGCCCGGTCGTTGTCGAGTTTGTTGTTAACAAACATGAGAACGTGTATCCAATGGTTACTCAGGGATCTACCATTGATCAAATGTTAATGGGGGATGAAGAATGA
- a CDS encoding glycosyltransferase family 2 protein gives MIDAIFIVLQVLLAVIGVYQFSFSLFGIVKRKKRADHAPQKSFAVLVAAHNEETVIGALMENLKNMDYPAELYDVFVICDNCTDGTADIVRSHGMNACVRTNPAERGKGYAIEWMLRELWSMPRQYDGIVMFDADNLADHRFLTEMNNDMCEGARVIQGYIDTKNPEDSWITAAYGVSYWYINRLWQLSRHNLNMANFLGGTGMCFENELLKEIGWGATSLVEDLEFTMRCAEKGIYPRFSYDAKVFDEKPLTFKASSRQRLRWMQGHFTVARRYFFPLLWKSVKEMSIIKFDLALYSVNVYIVLITFLMTAAMWIDTSILGGPHIATIYNYLPMWVAITAIGANVVTFILAMALEKVKSWKVYLYLLLFPIYGLSWWPITFYAFFTQNNKQWSHTQHTRVVRLEEVQSKQG, from the coding sequence ATTATTGATGCTATATTTATCGTGCTCCAGGTTCTACTGGCAGTTATCGGTGTATATCAGTTTTCATTCTCGCTATTCGGAATTGTTAAAAGGAAAAAAAGAGCGGATCATGCTCCACAGAAATCATTTGCTGTTCTAGTTGCAGCGCACAATGAAGAGACCGTTATTGGAGCATTAATGGAAAATCTAAAAAATATGGATTATCCGGCTGAACTATATGATGTGTTTGTTATCTGTGATAACTGTACAGATGGTACAGCAGATATCGTACGTAGCCATGGAATGAACGCTTGTGTACGTACGAATCCAGCAGAACGCGGTAAAGGATACGCGATCGAATGGATGCTAAGAGAATTGTGGAGTATGCCTCGTCAGTACGATGGTATCGTAATGTTTGATGCTGATAACTTGGCAGATCACAGATTCTTGACAGAAATGAACAACGATATGTGTGAAGGTGCACGCGTTATTCAAGGTTATATTGATACAAAGAATCCAGAAGATTCTTGGATCACTGCTGCTTATGGCGTATCTTACTGGTACATCAACCGTCTATGGCAATTGTCTCGTCATAATTTGAATATGGCGAACTTCCTGGGTGGTACAGGTATGTGTTTTGAAAATGAACTATTGAAAGAAATCGGATGGGGCGCAACAAGCCTTGTAGAAGATTTAGAATTTACAATGCGTTGTGCAGAAAAAGGAATCTATCCGCGCTTTAGCTATGATGCAAAAGTATTTGATGAAAAGCCGTTAACATTCAAAGCTTCTTCTCGCCAACGTTTGCGTTGGATGCAAGGTCACTTTACAGTAGCTCGTCGTTATTTCTTCCCGCTATTATGGAAAAGTGTAAAAGAAATGAGCATCATCAAATTCGACTTGGCATTGTATAGTGTCAACGTATATATCGTTTTAATTACATTCTTAATGACTGCTGCTATGTGGATCGATACATCTATTCTAGGTGGACCACATATCGCTACTATCTATAATTACCTGCCAATGTGGGTAGCTATTACAGCAATTGGTGCCAATGTTGTTACTTTTATTCTTGCAATGGCATTAGAAAAAGTGAAGTCTTGGAAAGTATATCTATACTTGCTATTGTTCCCTATCTACGGTCTATCTTGGTGGCCAATTACGTTTTATGCTTTCTTCACACAAAACAACAAACAATGGAGCCATACGCAACATACGCGTGTTGTACGTTTGGAAGAAGTACAAAGCAAACAAGGTTAA
- a CDS encoding BMP family lipoprotein: MKKAYKLSLIMLLAFSLVLAACGNKSNGTDNAGSGDATGGAAKSDVKIGMVTDVGGVNDKSFNQSAWEALEKVQKESGAEVKYLQSKSDQDYIPNLNQFVKGDYSLTWGIGFSLADGIATVAKQNPNAKLAIIDSVVDAPNVKSVTFSENEGSFLVGVVAGKMTKSNKIGFVGGVDSPLIKKFEVGFKAGIKAVNPDAELLVNYTGAFDKPDLGKAAAATMYNDGADIIFHAAGGTGTGVFNEAASRSNSGQTAWVIGVDKDQSLEFGDKVTLTSMVKRVDVAVEKVSKEVVDGTFAGGTEVLGLKEDGVGLADTSSKNVPADVIKLVDDYKAKIVSGELKVPSE; the protein is encoded by the coding sequence ATGAAGAAGGCGTACAAACTTTCACTCATTATGTTGCTAGCATTTTCATTGGTATTAGCAGCTTGTGGGAACAAAAGCAACGGTACTGACAACGCAGGGAGTGGCGATGCTACAGGCGGAGCAGCAAAAAGCGATGTTAAAATTGGTATGGTAACTGACGTAGGTGGCGTAAATGATAAATCATTTAACCAATCTGCTTGGGAAGCTCTTGAAAAAGTACAAAAGGAAAGCGGAGCAGAAGTTAAATATCTGCAAAGTAAATCTGATCAGGATTATATTCCTAACTTGAATCAATTTGTAAAAGGTGATTACAGCTTAACTTGGGGTATTGGTTTTAGCTTAGCAGACGGTATTGCTACTGTTGCTAAACAAAATCCAAATGCAAAATTAGCTATCATTGATAGTGTAGTAGATGCTCCTAACGTTAAATCTGTAACTTTCTCTGAAAATGAAGGTTCCTTCTTAGTAGGTGTAGTAGCAGGTAAAATGACAAAATCCAACAAAATCGGATTTGTCGGTGGAGTAGATAGCCCACTGATCAAAAAATTCGAAGTTGGTTTTAAAGCAGGTATCAAAGCAGTAAACCCTGATGCTGAATTGCTTGTTAACTATACAGGTGCATTCGATAAACCTGATCTAGGTAAAGCAGCAGCAGCTACAATGTACAACGATGGCGCGGATATCATTTTCCATGCTGCTGGTGGTACAGGTACAGGCGTATTTAACGAAGCAGCTTCCCGTTCTAACTCTGGTCAAACGGCATGGGTTATCGGTGTAGATAAAGACCAATCACTAGAATTCGGTGATAAAGTGACTTTGACTTCTATGGTTAAACGTGTAGACGTTGCTGTAGAAAAAGTTTCTAAAGAAGTCGTAGATGGTACATTTGCTGGTGGTACAGAAGTATTGGGACTTAAAGAGGATGGCGTAGGCTTAGCAGATACTTCTTCCAAAAATGTTCCTGCTGATGTAATCAAACTAGTTGATGATTACAAAGCTAAAATTGTTAGCGGCGAATTGAAAGTTCCTAGCGAGTAA
- a CDS encoding MGDG synthase family glycosyltransferase — translation MSKYRVLLLSEGFGSGHTQAAYALASSLRKISPNIQTKVLELGSFLNPKVAPLILTAYKKTVISQPRLVRMMYRSQYKKSINRLATLALHRLFYTHTHNVIRQLKPDVIVCTHPIPGAVISRLKRLGLRTPLCMVITDYDAHGTWVSPEVNRYLVSTPDVRSKLIQRGVPIQKIEVSGIPVHPKFWEHTGKVEFQQKFGLKNMPTVLVMSGGWGLMSDDVVNAYLTSFSDKIQFIFCFGNNEKAYRKAKQNVNFNHPNIHLIRYTNEIDQLMEVSDLLVTKPGGMTCTEGLAKAIPMLFYNPLPGQEEKNSQYFTQQGWGEPITSIDVVTEWMDLLINDYDAVVEQRKQNIAQIDRYNPTQSAHSIAEMVEKSKVLS, via the coding sequence GTGTCAAAATATAGAGTGCTGCTTTTGTCGGAAGGTTTTGGTTCTGGTCACACACAAGCTGCTTATGCACTAGCAAGTAGTTTACGCAAAATCTCACCGAATATTCAGACTAAGGTACTGGAACTCGGTAGTTTCCTTAATCCTAAAGTGGCTCCACTCATCCTAACCGCATACAAAAAAACGGTCATCTCGCAGCCACGACTTGTGCGTATGATGTATCGCAGCCAATACAAAAAATCGATCAATCGGCTAGCCACGCTAGCTTTACATCGTCTCTTCTATACACATACACATAATGTGATTCGGCAATTAAAACCAGATGTGATTGTATGTACACATCCGATTCCGGGAGCTGTGATTTCAAGGCTCAAACGATTAGGACTGCGTACACCGTTATGTATGGTTATTACAGATTATGATGCTCATGGTACATGGGTGAGTCCAGAGGTGAACCGTTATCTGGTATCTACACCTGATGTACGTTCCAAATTAATTCAGCGTGGTGTACCGATTCAGAAAATTGAAGTCTCTGGTATTCCTGTCCATCCAAAGTTTTGGGAACATACAGGCAAAGTCGAATTTCAACAGAAGTTTGGACTGAAAAATATGCCGACAGTACTAGTGATGAGCGGCGGTTGGGGATTGATGAGCGATGATGTGGTAAATGCGTATCTTACCAGCTTCAGCGATAAGATCCAATTTATTTTTTGTTTTGGTAACAATGAGAAAGCTTATCGCAAAGCTAAGCAGAATGTGAACTTTAATCATCCAAATATTCATTTGATTCGATACACTAATGAAATTGATCAATTGATGGAAGTATCCGATCTTCTTGTAACCAAACCAGGAGGAATGACATGTACTGAAGGATTGGCCAAAGCGATCCCGATGTTATTTTATAACCCTTTACCTGGACAAGAAGAAAAAAATTCTCAGTATTTTACGCAACAAGGTTGGGGCGAACCGATTACATCGATTGATGTGGTTACCGAATGGATGGACTTGTTGATTAATGATTATGACGCTGTTGTAGAGCAACGTAAGCAAAATATAGCTCAGATTGATCGTTATAATCCAACACAAAGTGCTCATAGCATTGCTGAAATGGTAGAAAAAAGTAAGGTCTTATCCTAA
- the rpmI gene encoding 50S ribosomal protein L35 has product MPKMKTHSSLKGRFKITGTGKVKRYKAFKNHLLSHKSKRQKRVLGTNPLMSSGDVKRLKQQLSNLK; this is encoded by the coding sequence ATGCCGAAAATGAAAACTCATAGTAGTTTAAAAGGACGCTTCAAAATTACAGGAACAGGTAAAGTAAAACGCTATAAAGCGTTCAAAAACCACTTGCTTTCTCACAAATCAAAACGTCAAAAACGCGTTTTGGGAACAAACCCGTTGATGTCTAGCGGTGATGTAAAACGTTTGAAACAACAATTATCTAATCTTAAATAA
- a CDS encoding ABC transporter permease has product MDVLTIIGQLINTTLVFATALIFTSLGGIFSEKSGVTNLGLEGLMIFGAFAAGVAGFYAQDAGLSGFGAACIGVLAAIVFGVLVSLIHAVASITFKADQVISGIVINFLAAGSTLYMVKLLFDGAGETGLISGFDKVNIPYLSTIPLIGDVFFHAYPTTYLAVIAVIVTYYVLYKTPFGLRLRSVGEHPSAADTVGIKVNRLRYIGVMLSGALAGIGGATITLTTTGTFSHNTISGQGYIAIAAMIFGKWNPWGAFGAAVFFGLAQAVRNYVQLFAWTQSIPQEVIYMLPYVLTIIVLVAAVGRSSAPSALGQPYDPSKR; this is encoded by the coding sequence ATGGACGTGTTGACTATTATTGGACAGCTGATTAATACGACGCTAGTCTTTGCTACAGCACTTATCTTTACATCTTTAGGCGGTATTTTCTCAGAGAAATCTGGGGTTACTAATCTAGGGCTAGAAGGTTTGATGATTTTTGGTGCGTTTGCAGCAGGCGTAGCAGGATTTTATGCTCAAGATGCAGGATTAAGCGGCTTTGGTGCAGCTTGCATCGGTGTATTGGCAGCGATCGTATTTGGAGTCTTGGTTTCATTGATTCATGCTGTAGCTTCGATTACGTTCAAAGCGGATCAGGTTATCAGCGGTATTGTAATTAACTTCTTGGCTGCTGGTAGTACATTGTACATGGTTAAATTGTTATTTGATGGTGCAGGTGAAACAGGTTTGATCTCTGGGTTTGATAAAGTAAATATTCCTTATCTATCTACTATTCCATTGATCGGTGATGTCTTTTTCCATGCGTATCCTACAACGTATTTAGCAGTAATAGCTGTTATTGTTACGTATTATGTATTGTACAAAACACCGTTTGGTCTTCGTCTACGTTCTGTTGGGGAACATCCAAGTGCAGCAGATACAGTAGGGATCAAAGTCAATCGGTTACGTTATATCGGAGTTATGCTAAGTGGAGCACTTGCTGGTATTGGTGGAGCAACAATTACACTGACAACTACAGGAACATTTTCGCATAATACGATTTCAGGGCAAGGTTATATTGCGATTGCAGCTATGATTTTTGGTAAATGGAATCCATGGGGAGCATTCGGAGCGGCTGTATTCTTCGGTCTTGCTCAAGCAGTGCGTAACTATGTACAGCTTTTTGCATGGACACAAAGTATTCCGCAAGAAGTGATTTATATGTTGCCATACGTATTAACGATTATTGTATTGGTTGCAGCAGTAGGACGTTCAAGTGCACCGTCTGCACTGGGACAACCTTATGATCCAAGTAAACGTTAA
- a CDS encoding phosphatase PAP2 family protein produces MRQFLIRLQTMEQHIFRWFNSRLHNKFLNLFFYYLTNLGGATFTIIATLAVWQLAPFPWSRAGLQAAVALAISHVPVAIVKKLYPRIRPYLAIPETITFRNPLTDHSFPSGHTTAIFSVTVPFMLTDPLMILLLLPFALIVAVSRMYLGLHYPSDVLVGAAIGTSVAMGTFALWP; encoded by the coding sequence ATGCGTCAGTTTCTTATTCGCCTACAAACGATGGAGCAACACATTTTTAGATGGTTTAACTCAAGGCTCCATAATAAGTTCCTAAATTTATTTTTTTACTACTTAACGAATTTAGGCGGAGCTACGTTCACGATTATAGCGACTTTGGCAGTATGGCAATTAGCGCCATTTCCTTGGAGCCGCGCAGGTCTCCAAGCAGCTGTAGCACTAGCGATTAGCCATGTGCCTGTAGCTATTGTTAAAAAGCTATACCCGCGTATTCGTCCATACTTAGCTATCCCTGAAACGATTACGTTCCGCAATCCTTTAACAGACCATTCGTTTCCATCAGGACATACCACAGCGATCTTTTCCGTTACTGTTCCATTTATGCTGACAGATCCACTCATGATTCTGTTGCTGTTACCATTCGCACTGATTGTTGCTGTGTCTCGTATGTATTTAGGATTACATTATCCTTCAGATGTACTGGTTGGAGCTGCAATTGGAACATCGGTAGCGATGGGTACATTTGCATTATGGCCGTAA
- a CDS encoding ABC transporter ATP-binding protein, with product MGAATPVVELKQITKVFPGIIANDSISFKLHKGEIHALLGENGAGKSTLMNIVFGLYQPEEGSIEVNGEPVIIDSPNRAIELGIGMVHQHFKLVQPFTVTENIILGSEPKKGTRINYKKATEEIRQLSEQYGLQVNPNAKIHDISVGMQQRVEILKTLYRGAEILIFDEPTAVLTPQEISELMEIMKRLVAEGKSIILITHKLKEIMQIADNVTIIRRGKVVDTVKKSETTPQELAEKMVGRNVTFKVDKKTAEPGDVVLQMENIISNNKEGAAILQGLNLEVRAGEILGIAGVDGNGQSELIEALTGLRHVDGGTVKLLGKDITNLSPRKITESGVSHIPEDRHKHGLVLDFSVSENMVLETYYKAPFNKGGFLNFDAIDKHATRLVERFDVRTPSIATHARSLSGGNQQKAIIAREIDKNPTLMIAAQPTRGLDVGAIEFVQQQLIAQRDQGKAVLLISFELDEIINVSDRIAVIYEGQIVGEVLPDKTNDQELGLMMAGSTAKRGAAHE from the coding sequence ATGGGTGCAGCAACCCCTGTGGTAGAGTTGAAACAAATTACAAAAGTCTTTCCTGGTATTATTGCCAATGATTCTATTAGCTTTAAGCTGCACAAGGGGGAAATTCATGCTCTTTTAGGTGAAAATGGTGCAGGTAAATCAACATTGATGAATATTGTATTTGGTCTTTATCAGCCTGAAGAAGGTAGTATCGAAGTTAATGGAGAACCTGTGATCATTGACAGTCCTAACAGAGCGATCGAGCTCGGGATTGGTATGGTGCATCAGCACTTCAAACTCGTTCAGCCATTTACAGTTACTGAGAATATCATTCTGGGTTCAGAACCGAAAAAAGGAACCCGAATCAATTATAAAAAAGCGACTGAAGAGATTCGTCAGCTTTCAGAACAATACGGTCTGCAAGTCAATCCAAATGCCAAAATTCATGATATTTCAGTAGGTATGCAGCAACGGGTAGAAATACTGAAAACATTATATCGTGGAGCGGAAATTTTGATTTTTGATGAACCAACAGCAGTATTGACTCCGCAAGAAATTTCGGAATTGATGGAAATTATGAAGCGTCTTGTGGCTGAAGGAAAATCGATTATTTTGATTACACATAAGTTGAAAGAAATTATGCAAATTGCCGACAATGTAACTATTATTCGTCGTGGTAAAGTAGTCGATACCGTCAAAAAGTCAGAAACGACACCACAAGAACTGGCTGAAAAAATGGTCGGTCGTAATGTTACTTTCAAAGTAGACAAAAAAACTGCTGAACCAGGCGATGTTGTATTGCAAATGGAAAATATCATTTCTAACAACAAAGAAGGCGCAGCTATTTTGCAAGGATTGAATTTGGAAGTTCGAGCAGGCGAAATTTTGGGTATTGCTGGTGTTGATGGTAATGGTCAAAGTGAATTGATTGAAGCATTAACCGGTCTACGTCATGTAGATGGAGGTACTGTCAAATTACTTGGTAAAGACATCACTAATTTGTCTCCACGTAAAATTACAGAATCCGGTGTCTCTCATATTCCAGAAGACCGTCACAAGCACGGTCTGGTACTCGATTTTTCAGTGAGTGAAAATATGGTTCTAGAAACGTATTATAAAGCTCCATTCAATAAAGGTGGGTTTTTGAACTTTGATGCGATTGATAAGCATGCTACACGCCTTGTCGAACGCTTTGATGTGCGTACACCAAGTATTGCTACACATGCCCGTTCACTGTCCGGTGGTAATCAGCAGAAAGCGATTATTGCGCGTGAGATTGATAAAAATCCTACATTAATGATTGCTGCTCAGCCTACACGTGGTCTGGATGTTGGTGCGATAGAATTTGTACAACAACAATTGATTGCACAGCGTGATCAAGGTAAAGCGGTATTGTTGATTTCATTTGAACTAGATGAAATTATTAACGTATCTGATCGCATCGCTGTTATTTATGAAGGACAAATTGTAGGCGAAGTGCTACCAGACAAAACCAATGATCAGGAATTAGGCTTGATGATGGCAGGAAGCACCGCAAAGAGAGGTGCAGCACATGAATAA
- the infC gene encoding translation initiation factor IF-3, with the protein MINDEIRVKEVRLVGAEGEQIGITPTREALQMAIDLNMDLVNVAPQAKPPVCRIMDYGKFRYEQQKKEKEARKNQKIVDLKEVWFRANIEEHDYQTKLRNVVKFLKDGDKVKCSVRFRGREITHASIGQKILDRVKVEVEELCTIERQPKLEGRSMIMILAPKN; encoded by the coding sequence ATGATCAATGACGAAATCCGGGTTAAAGAAGTACGCCTGGTTGGTGCTGAAGGTGAACAGATCGGAATTACGCCTACTCGTGAAGCATTGCAGATGGCAATCGATTTGAACATGGATCTTGTAAATGTAGCTCCACAAGCGAAACCACCTGTATGTCGCATTATGGACTATGGTAAATTCCGCTACGAGCAACAGAAGAAAGAGAAAGAAGCACGCAAAAACCAAAAGATCGTTGATCTTAAAGAAGTATGGTTCCGTGCTAACATTGAGGAGCATGATTATCAAACTAAACTCCGCAATGTTGTTAAATTTTTAAAAGATGGCGACAAAGTGAAATGCTCGGTCCGCTTCCGCGGTCGCGAAATTACACATGCAAGTATTGGTCAAAAAATATTGGATCGTGTAAAAGTTGAAGTTGAAGAACTTTGTACAATAGAGCGCCAACCAAAATTGGAAGGCCGCAGCATGATCATGATCTTGGCGCCGAAAAATTAA
- the rplT gene encoding 50S ribosomal protein L20, whose amino-acid sequence MARVKGGFVTRRRHKKILKLAKGYFGSKHRIFKTAKEQVNKSLVYAYRDRRQTKRNFRRLWIVRINAAARINGLSYNKLMHGLKLAGVDINRKMLAELAVNDVNAFNSLANVAKEKINA is encoded by the coding sequence ATGGCAAGAGTGAAGGGCGGATTCGTCACACGTCGCAGACATAAGAAAATTCTTAAATTAGCAAAAGGTTACTTCGGTTCGAAACACCGTATTTTTAAAACTGCAAAAGAGCAAGTTAACAAATCTTTGGTGTATGCTTACCGTGACCGTCGTCAAACAAAACGTAACTTCCGCAGATTGTGGATCGTTCGTATTAACGCAGCAGCACGCATTAACGGATTGTCTTACAACAAATTGATGCACGGTCTTAAATTGGCTGGCGTTGATATCAACCGTAAAATGCTAGCTGAATTGGCTGTAAATGATGTTAACGCGTTTAACTCATTGGCTAATGTAGCTAAAGAAAAAATTAACGCATAA